The following are from one region of the Petrotoga mobilis SJ95 genome:
- a CDS encoding Tex family protein — translation MDIIKTITEDLNIKLFQTENTVELLNEGNTVPFISRYRKERTGNLDEEKIRRIEELFKYYQNLEGYKKTVLKSIEDQGKLTDALKEKIINTKKMTELEDLYLPYKKRKKTNADKAIEAGLEPAANKVLLGNIKSLDELEEFVSEEYDNIDKVTEGISYIIGQTFAHDKENRESLRKHYEKFGKIHSEKKKEFVEEATKYDMYHEFTQEISKIPNYRVLALNRGEKEKVLNVKLIIDDEWLEKEKSRYKTGNEICDKIISKGLIYGFTNMLNPSIEREIRQNLTEKAEEGAIVLFAKNLRQLLLTPPLKNKRVLAIDPGFRTGCKVVALDEMGNFLANDTIFPVPPQNDIENSEKIMMGLIQKYNVNLIAIGNGTASRETQQFVVDLIKKNKLNLKYIFVDESGASVYSASKLAKEEFPEYDVTVRGAISLGRRIQDPLAEFVKIDPKSIGVGQYQHDVNQKKLKEKLDATVESVVNLVGVNLNTASYSLLEYVSGITSSLAKKIVQYRQKNGSFNKRADLLNVKGFGEKAFEQSAGFLRIIDGENPLEITGIHPESYEAAEKLINIHGYRLDDLKIKEKLDPLKLKVSQLLNEKENLKSISEELEIGEYTLIDILKELQKPGRDPRDEMPQPQLMDDILKFEDLKESMRLSGKITNITDFGAFVDLGIKENGLIHKSNLAERFVAHPTDIVQINDIVEVEIINIDKTRRRIGLRLVSIQR, via the coding sequence TTGGATATAATCAAAACAATAACAGAGGATTTAAACATAAAACTATTTCAAACTGAAAACACTGTAGAATTACTAAATGAGGGAAACACCGTACCTTTTATCAGCAGGTATCGAAAAGAAAGAACAGGTAATTTAGACGAAGAAAAGATTAGGCGAATAGAAGAGTTATTTAAATATTATCAAAACTTAGAAGGCTACAAAAAAACTGTCTTAAAAAGCATTGAAGATCAAGGTAAATTAACAGATGCGCTAAAAGAAAAGATCATCAACACTAAAAAGATGACTGAATTGGAAGATCTGTATCTTCCTTACAAAAAAAGAAAGAAAACCAATGCCGACAAAGCTATAGAAGCTGGTCTTGAACCTGCAGCAAACAAAGTGTTATTAGGTAATATCAAATCTTTAGATGAATTAGAAGAATTTGTATCTGAAGAATACGATAATATAGATAAAGTGACAGAAGGAATTTCCTACATAATAGGTCAAACCTTTGCCCATGACAAAGAAAATCGGGAAAGTCTAAGAAAGCATTACGAAAAATTTGGTAAGATTCACTCTGAAAAGAAGAAAGAGTTTGTCGAAGAAGCCACTAAGTACGATATGTATCACGAATTCACACAAGAAATTTCAAAAATCCCAAATTACAGAGTTTTAGCTTTAAACAGGGGAGAAAAAGAAAAAGTTTTAAATGTAAAACTAATTATTGATGATGAGTGGCTTGAAAAAGAAAAATCTAGATACAAAACAGGAAATGAGATCTGCGATAAAATTATATCCAAAGGTTTGATCTATGGATTCACAAATATGTTAAACCCATCAATAGAAAGAGAAATAAGACAAAATCTAACAGAAAAAGCAGAAGAAGGGGCGATAGTTCTCTTTGCCAAAAATCTCAGGCAATTATTACTAACGCCCCCTTTAAAAAACAAAAGGGTCTTAGCAATTGATCCTGGTTTCAGAACGGGATGTAAAGTTGTGGCATTGGATGAAATGGGAAATTTTCTCGCTAACGATACGATATTCCCCGTTCCTCCACAAAACGATATAGAAAACTCAGAGAAAATTATGATGGGTTTAATTCAAAAGTATAATGTAAATCTAATAGCGATAGGTAACGGAACCGCCTCACGAGAAACTCAACAATTCGTCGTTGACTTAATAAAGAAAAATAAGTTGAATCTTAAGTACATATTCGTCGATGAATCTGGAGCTTCTGTTTATTCCGCTTCTAAGTTGGCAAAAGAAGAGTTCCCAGAATACGATGTAACTGTCCGAGGAGCTATAAGTTTAGGAAGAAGAATACAGGATCCTCTTGCAGAATTCGTAAAAATTGACCCAAAATCTATAGGTGTTGGACAGTATCAACACGATGTCAACCAAAAAAAGTTGAAAGAAAAACTCGACGCAACTGTGGAAAGCGTGGTTAACCTCGTTGGTGTTAATTTAAACACAGCCTCATATTCTTTATTAGAATACGTTTCAGGAATAACCAGTAGCCTGGCAAAGAAAATTGTCCAATACCGTCAAAAGAACGGTTCATTCAATAAAAGAGCCGATCTCTTAAACGTAAAAGGCTTTGGAGAAAAAGCTTTTGAACAAAGTGCAGGATTTTTGAGAATAATAGATGGGGAAAACCCGCTAGAAATAACGGGAATACATCCAGAAAGTTATGAAGCAGCGGAAAAATTAATAAATATACATGGCTACAGGTTGGATGATTTAAAAATCAAAGAAAAATTGGACCCATTAAAATTAAAGGTTTCTCAACTTTTAAACGAAAAAGAAAATCTAAAATCAATATCCGAAGAATTGGAAATAGGGGAATATACATTGATCGATATACTTAAAGAACTTCAAAAGCCCGGCAGAGATCCAAGGGATGAAATGCCTCAACCTCAACTTATGGATGATATTCTAAAATTTGAAGATCTAAAAGAAAGTATGAGATTATCAGGTAAAATAACTAACATTACTGATTTTGGTGCCTTTGTAGATTTGGGAATAAAAGAAAACGGCTTGATTCATAAGTCAAACCTTGCTGAAAGATTTGTAGCTCATCCTACGGATATTGTGCAAATAAACGATATCGTAGAAGTGGAAATAATAAACATTGATAAAACAAGAAGAAGAATTGGTCTAAGATTAGTTAGTATTCAAAGATAA
- a CDS encoding IS3 family transposase has product MMENRHADFKSTPILDILYINRLHREYGVSLSYLFEEFNVNSSTYHYKTRFFLDTSSLSKKKHSNSKTRGFCYTVNGDKVPDEFVIAELIKIKEHLNMYVSKQKTIGSTKLCAYFRKNYGIIINHKKMRRLKHEIGLVGKYTKH; this is encoded by the coding sequence ATGATGGAAAATAGACACGCTGATTTTAAATCTACACCCATTTTAGATATCCTATATATCAATAGGTTACATCGAGAGTACGGCGTTTCTCTTTCTTATCTTTTTGAAGAGTTCAACGTAAACTCCAGCACTTATCATTACAAAACGAGGTTCTTCTTGGATACCAGTTCTTTGTCAAAGAAAAAGCATTCTAATTCTAAAACTCGAGGTTTTTGCTATACTGTGAATGGCGATAAGGTTCCTGATGAATTTGTAATCGCTGAACTGATAAAAATCAAGGAACATCTCAATATGTATGTCTCAAAGCAAAAAACTATAGGTTCTACTAAGCTGTGTGCGTATTTTAGGAAAAATTATGGAATAATTATCAATCATAAAAAGATGAGACGTTTGAAACACGAAATCGGTTTGGTTGGAAAATATACAAAACATTGA
- a CDS encoding aldose epimerase family protein, with protein sequence MSILEHIEKNQWGYTTEGIPVTLFTLRNENGITVQVTNYGATLVSLYLPDKKGEMEDIILGFDTVSDYEKPTPQNPFFGATIGRHANRIKNGQFSLEGKNYTLAQNNNSNHLHGGLKGFQKQIFQATAFTTVEGPSVRFKRLSHDGEEGYPGNLRVSVTYTLTNDNELKISYTATTDKTTIINLTNHSYFNLAGEGRGNIFDHQLELFANHYTPVEETLIPTGEIKSVKNTPFDFTVPKILGEVLKDLKDSPLEGIDHNFVLNKENSKISLAVRLVEPTSGRVMKIYTTEPGIQVYTGNFVDTYGKEGKHYGKYSGIALETQHFPNSPNQKNFPSTILRPSEVYSSTTIYKFSIVN encoded by the coding sequence GTGTCAATTTTAGAACATATTGAAAAAAATCAATGGGGATATACAACAGAAGGCATTCCAGTAACTTTGTTCACATTAAGAAACGAGAATGGAATCACGGTACAAGTAACAAACTACGGTGCTACTTTGGTTTCTTTGTACTTACCTGACAAAAAGGGAGAAATGGAAGACATAATTTTAGGATTCGATACTGTTTCAGATTATGAAAAACCCACTCCACAGAATCCCTTTTTCGGTGCTACAATAGGGCGACATGCAAACAGAATAAAAAACGGGCAATTCTCACTTGAAGGTAAAAATTACACCTTGGCTCAAAATAATAATTCAAACCATCTTCATGGGGGATTAAAGGGGTTTCAAAAACAGATATTTCAAGCGACAGCTTTTACAACTGTCGAAGGACCTTCTGTTCGGTTCAAACGTTTAAGCCACGATGGTGAAGAAGGTTATCCAGGAAACTTACGTGTAAGCGTTACTTACACATTAACCAACGATAATGAATTAAAGATTTCTTATACCGCAACTACTGATAAAACTACTATTATAAATTTGACAAATCACAGTTATTTTAATTTAGCAGGTGAAGGTAGAGGAAATATTTTTGATCACCAGTTGGAACTTTTTGCTAATCATTATACACCTGTAGAAGAAACGTTAATCCCCACCGGAGAAATAAAAAGTGTCAAAAACACACCCTTTGATTTTACAGTCCCAAAAATTCTCGGTGAGGTGCTCAAAGATCTGAAAGATTCTCCGTTAGAAGGAATAGATCATAATTTCGTATTAAACAAAGAAAATAGCAAAATATCCTTAGCTGTAAGGTTGGTTGAACCCACAAGTGGAAGAGTGATGAAGATATACACAACCGAGCCTGGGATTCAAGTATATACAGGTAATTTTGTTGACACATACGGAAAAGAAGGAAAACACTACGGAAAATATTCTGGAATAGCTTTGGAAACACAGCATTTTCCAAACTCTCCAAATCAGAAAAACTTTCCTTCCACAATTTTAAGGCCCTCAGAAGTGTACTCTTCTACAACAATTTACAAATTTTCTATCGTGAATTAG
- a CDS encoding RpnC/YadD family protein, giving the protein MTIAEKLRNEGKLEGEREGIEKGKLEGEREFAVRILSKRFGNQLTEEIKDKIRKADEKTIDYIGDNLLEITIEELKELLK; this is encoded by the coding sequence ATGACGATAGCTGAAAAGTTGAGAAACGAAGGAAAATTAGAAGGTGAAAGAGAAGGTATTGAAAAAGGAAAACTTGAAGGCGAAAGAGAGTTCGCAGTTAGAATATTAAGCAAAAGATTTGGTAACCAACTAACTGAAGAAATAAAAGACAAGATAAGAAAAGCAGATGAGAAGACGATAGATTACATAGGAGATAACTTGTTAGAAATAACTATAGAAGAGCTAAAAGAATTACTGAAATAA
- a CDS encoding ABC transporter ATP-binding protein, giving the protein MENIKKYYGKYLGVEDISFKIKKGEIYGLIGPNGAGKTTTIRAMMGMISIDEGRITIGDKNIPHDLKHIKNKIGYLPGEVNFYENMRVKDFFDFNDRFYKNIDKKYENELIDLLELETNKKFKELSMGNKKKVGIIQAIVHRPEYIIFDEPTNGLDPLLQHKLYNILEKEKERGATILFSSHILSEVEKICDKVGIVKKGKIIKESDIEEISKVSKKTITIYKLKERNKFNDFEIKEQTDSFITYLVKNDDLNSFFEILSKCSYEDIEIKRPSLEEIFIDYYRSDEE; this is encoded by the coding sequence GTGGAGAATATCAAAAAATACTATGGAAAATACCTCGGAGTAGAGGACATTAGCTTTAAAATAAAAAAAGGTGAAATATACGGCCTTATAGGACCTAATGGTGCTGGGAAAACAACGACTATAAGAGCTATGATGGGTATGATTTCAATTGATGAAGGGCGAATTACAATTGGGGATAAAAACATCCCACACGACTTGAAGCATATAAAAAATAAAATAGGATACCTCCCTGGAGAAGTCAATTTTTATGAAAATATGAGAGTAAAAGATTTTTTTGATTTTAACGATAGATTTTATAAAAATATTGATAAGAAATATGAAAACGAGCTAATAGATCTATTAGAACTTGAAACTAACAAAAAGTTCAAAGAACTTTCAATGGGAAACAAGAAAAAAGTTGGAATAATACAAGCCATTGTACACAGACCCGAGTACATAATTTTTGATGAACCTACCAACGGTTTAGACCCTCTTTTGCAGCATAAATTATATAATATTTTAGAAAAAGAAAAAGAAAGAGGCGCTACAATTCTTTTTTCATCACATATTTTATCGGAAGTTGAAAAAATTTGTGATAAAGTAGGGATAGTAAAAAAAGGAAAAATAATAAAAGAAAGTGATATTGAAGAGATATCTAAGGTATCAAAAAAAACAATTACGATCTACAAACTCAAAGAAAGAAATAAATTCAATGATTTTGAAATAAAAGAACAGACGGATTCTTTTATAACTTATCTAGTAAAAAATGATGATTTAAATAGTTTTTTTGAAATTTTATCTAAATGTTCATATGAAGACATTGAAATTAAAAGACCGTCTCTCGAAGAAATATTTATCGATTATTACAGGAGTGATGAAGAATGA
- a CDS encoding IS110 family RNA-guided transposase: protein MYFVGIDISKNSFHYYISDSGRTKIDSGKFKQNMSGFTTFDKILKKFNKREIIIGMESTSIYHQHLFSYLLKHDYDVHIINPLLLKEFRKSETLRHSKNDNIDSKLISIWLKEKYPDNIPSSKEIDNFTQYSREIINLSEEISRVKNEIKRYVYLLFPELESFQSNIFIKSLMNLLYNFPSARKIATTNKKQLIDAMKIDNQLYFDENKLDQIIELSKNSIASGNDAHELALQKRIELLFKLESDQKLFKEKLKETLNNSSNDVIKNQVELIQSLDGFNETALNIVAETGDINRFYSASALVAFVGIDPRTEESGQMKKGWFINRKGNRYLRKAVYIAAIVAIQNNEYFKNYYMKLRTRGKSHTVAVLAVAGKLLRIIYSLVKSGKKYDSDYHYKLQNQELRAHGNYTAKKLKRKREIVT, encoded by the coding sequence ATGTATTTTGTAGGTATTGATATTTCTAAAAACTCTTTTCATTACTACATCTCCGATTCAGGTAGGACCAAAATCGATAGTGGTAAATTCAAACAGAATATGAGTGGTTTCACCACTTTCGACAAAATTCTTAAAAAGTTCAACAAAAGAGAGATTATAATTGGTATGGAATCCACTTCTATTTACCATCAACATTTGTTTTCTTATTTACTTAAACACGATTATGATGTCCATATCATTAATCCCCTTTTGTTGAAAGAATTCAGAAAAAGTGAAACTCTTCGCCATTCTAAAAACGACAACATTGATTCCAAGCTGATCTCCATTTGGCTGAAAGAAAAGTATCCAGACAACATCCCTTCTTCTAAGGAGATAGATAATTTCACTCAATACTCTCGCGAGATCATTAACCTTTCTGAGGAGATTTCAAGGGTTAAGAATGAAATCAAACGTTATGTCTACCTTTTGTTCCCTGAATTGGAATCTTTTCAATCTAATATCTTTATCAAGAGTTTAATGAATTTATTGTATAACTTCCCTTCTGCAAGGAAGATCGCTACAACCAACAAAAAACAGCTTATTGATGCGATGAAGATAGATAATCAATTGTATTTCGATGAAAATAAGTTGGACCAAATCATTGAACTTTCTAAAAATTCAATAGCAAGTGGCAACGATGCGCATGAGTTAGCTCTTCAAAAAAGAATAGAATTGTTGTTCAAACTTGAATCAGATCAAAAGCTCTTCAAAGAAAAATTGAAAGAAACTTTGAACAATTCATCAAACGATGTAATTAAAAACCAGGTAGAATTAATACAATCTCTTGATGGTTTCAATGAAACAGCTTTAAATATTGTAGCAGAAACAGGAGATATTAACCGATTCTATTCTGCTTCTGCCCTGGTGGCTTTCGTTGGCATCGATCCTCGTACAGAGGAATCAGGTCAAATGAAAAAAGGCTGGTTCATCAATAGAAAAGGTAACAGATACCTAAGAAAAGCTGTTTACATCGCTGCCATCGTTGCTATTCAAAACAATGAATACTTCAAGAATTATTACATGAAACTACGTACTCGAGGTAAATCACATACTGTTGCTGTGTTAGCCGTAGCGGGAAAATTGTTGAGAATAATATATTCACTGGTAAAGAGTGGGAAAAAATATGATTCTGACTATCATTACAAATTACAAAATCAAGAACTGAGAGCTCATGGCAATTATACAGCAAAAAAATTAAAAAGGAAAAGAGAAATAGTAACCTGA
- a CDS encoding transposase codes for MKSYPPELKANVVKEHVEKGVSCSQLSKTYNIPTRNIYKWVKKFRDSGENYSCFFNGSFNKNSIVSRGSKVPPVVYENSGVDLDEISRLCMEYPDLAQTLQALKNLVIEKDMEIRVLREQVEFVKKNLNQRK; via the coding sequence GTGAAGTCTTACCCTCCAGAGTTAAAAGCTAACGTTGTTAAAGAGCATGTCGAAAAAGGTGTTTCTTGTTCTCAACTTAGTAAAACTTACAACATCCCTACCAGAAATATCTATAAGTGGGTTAAGAAGTTTAGAGATTCTGGTGAGAATTATTCTTGCTTTTTCAATGGCTCTTTTAACAAAAATTCCATCGTTTCTCGTGGTTCTAAGGTTCCTCCTGTGGTTTACGAGAATTCCGGTGTCGATTTGGATGAGATTTCTCGACTTTGTATGGAATACCCCGATCTCGCTCAGACTCTTCAAGCTTTGAAGAATTTGGTGATCGAAAAGGATATGGAGATCAGAGTTCTTAGAGAACAAGTTGAGTTTGTAAAAAAAAATTTGAATCAGAGAAAATGA
- a CDS encoding DUF2922 domain-containing protein, with the protein MRRLRMKFYDPAEGKSKTLSVDGVLETITQVEIEPVMQSLIGVLVPTTAQVDEAEIVETTTNGVFNLIQ; encoded by the coding sequence ATGAGAAGATTAAGAATGAAATTCTATGACCCAGCAGAAGGAAAAAGCAAAACCCTATCAGTTGATGGAGTATTAGAAACAATAACGCAAGTAGAAATAGAACCAGTAATGCAAAGCTTGATAGGCGTATTAGTACCAACAACCGCACAAGTAGACGAAGCAGAAATCGTTGAAACAACGACAAACGGAGTATTCAACCTCATTCAATAA
- a CDS encoding YcdB/YcdC domain-containing protein, with amino-acid sequence MKNILSVVLTTVMFISMLALGVFAVEPTYSSQQAKNLVSEISGIDAAKFNADLSYRYDVPSEAWNIHYWDQEITVNAMVDASTGELVSYWYYKNNYPGSEDSNVPNYTRDELKDNALNFIKRYAPDKYDQIDKAPDFQYGFYYYKGGQTNYTYHFKRNIEQLCGINDGIDVNQGIDISIDAATGKVSNYYINWTDISKVDIDGLLSEDEALEKMDQIMGTFLVQKEIWRENFPLENKLLYAPAKSAGLYPLPMGINARTGEPVNYTGQTFEMGEREEYKVTNVNKMSSLGKMDEKKAKDFVEEYLKSMGNDPEKFNLNISINENYNDQNINVYNIFANHGDKDSNITFNSVIEMETGKIISLNYGKGLNQPTFPDTDNGIGIEKAVEIAKDYLSKVNLPFENMLVMSGKDYNYTVNFIMYQEGVLYPVNTVNVNVDNEGKVIRFNINYSDIEKIDTTGIITIEEAEVKLSQYQKLQLSFALPRDQYTGDPVGEPIPVYQLSDINGFGIDAKTGEFVGYGESTLPMPGGKVDPYTGVIGDKNEKILKIFIDIGIMPQPVPEVSENVTVGQAALILTKAFIPNYYSTPEPRTEEGAVETTPEGIALKALMKQGVIKEDVKPSDAVTRAQIALWLSRAAGYGKLVDSDICFILPAKDINDLVKFSKLCLSNSFNLLKILSTIFNALSVK; translated from the coding sequence ATGAAAAATATTTTATCAGTTGTTCTTACAACTGTTATGTTCATAAGCATGTTGGCACTGGGCGTCTTTGCTGTCGAGCCGACGTATTCTTCCCAGCAGGCTAAAAACTTAGTATCAGAGATCTCAGGTATCGATGCAGCAAAGTTTAATGCCGACCTGAGTTATAGGTACGATGTACCATCTGAGGCTTGGAATATTCACTATTGGGATCAAGAAATAACTGTCAATGCTATGGTGGATGCCTCCACCGGTGAGTTGGTGAGCTATTGGTACTACAAAAACAATTATCCGGGCAGCGAAGATAGCAATGTGCCAAACTACACAAGGGATGAGCTCAAAGACAATGCTTTAAACTTCATAAAGAGATACGCACCCGACAAGTATGACCAGATAGACAAAGCCCCTGATTTTCAATATGGTTTTTATTATTATAAAGGCGGGCAGACAAATTATACCTATCATTTCAAGAGAAACATTGAACAGCTATGTGGTATCAACGACGGGATAGATGTCAACCAAGGGATAGATATAAGCATTGATGCCGCAACCGGAAAGGTATCAAATTATTACATTAACTGGACAGACATATCTAAGGTTGACATCGATGGGTTACTGAGCGAAGATGAAGCTTTAGAGAAAATGGATCAAATAATGGGTACCTTCCTTGTCCAGAAGGAGATATGGAGAGAGAACTTCCCTCTCGAAAATAAGCTCTTGTATGCTCCGGCCAAGAGCGCTGGCTTATATCCTTTGCCAATGGGGATTAATGCTAGAACGGGGGAGCCCGTAAACTACACCGGTCAGACTTTTGAGATGGGCGAAAGGGAAGAGTATAAAGTAACCAATGTAAATAAAATGTCTTCCCTGGGGAAGATGGATGAAAAGAAAGCAAAGGATTTTGTGGAGGAATATCTGAAGAGCATGGGTAATGACCCAGAAAAATTCAATCTAAATATCAGTATAAATGAAAACTATAACGACCAAAATATAAACGTATATAATATTTTTGCTAATCATGGGGATAAAGATAGCAACATCACTTTTAACTCAGTAATTGAGATGGAGACAGGGAAGATAATAAGCCTTAATTATGGCAAAGGGTTAAATCAGCCGACTTTCCCTGATACCGATAATGGCATAGGAATAGAAAAGGCAGTGGAAATTGCAAAGGATTATTTATCCAAGGTAAATCTTCCTTTTGAAAACATGTTAGTTATGTCTGGCAAAGATTACAACTACACAGTAAACTTCATCATGTATCAGGAGGGAGTCTTATACCCCGTTAATACGGTTAATGTCAATGTTGATAACGAGGGTAAAGTAATTCGATTTAATATTAATTACAGTGACATCGAGAAGATCGATACTACTGGAATTATTACCATTGAAGAAGCCGAGGTAAAGCTGTCTCAGTATCAAAAACTTCAGCTCTCCTTTGCTTTACCGAGAGATCAGTATACAGGAGATCCTGTGGGGGAACCGATTCCTGTTTATCAACTCTCCGATATCAACGGCTTTGGGATAGACGCCAAGACGGGTGAGTTTGTAGGATATGGTGAATCCACCTTGCCTATGCCAGGAGGAAAGGTCGACCCTTATACTGGAGTAATCGGAGATAAGAATGAGAAGATCTTAAAGATTTTCATTGATATAGGTATTATGCCTCAACCGGTACCAGAGGTTAGTGAAAATGTGACGGTAGGCCAGGCTGCATTAATACTTACTAAGGCATTTATTCCAAATTATTATTCAACGCCAGAGCCCAGAACAGAGGAAGGGGCTGTAGAAACTACGCCTGAAGGAATCGCCTTGAAAGCTTTAATGAAACAAGGTGTGATAAAAGAGGATGTAAAACCATCCGATGCCGTTACAAGAGCCCAGATTGCCCTATGGCTTTCGAGAGCTGCGGGTTATGGTAAACTTGTAGACTCGGATATATGCTTTATATTACCGGCAAAAGATATCAATGACCTTGTAAAATTTTCAAAGCTTTGCCTTTCAAATTCCTTCAATCTCTTAAAAATTTTATCAACTATTTTCAATGCTTTATCAGTTAAATAA
- a CDS encoding iron-containing alcohol dehydrogenase, translating into MGLQNGAQAVIGIGGGSPIDTAKSVAILLEYPEKTAEELYEGLFTPEKAKPIIAINTTHGTGTEVDRFAVASILEKEYKPSIAYDCIYPLYAIDDPQLMVTLPKGQTVFTSIDAVNHVTEAATTLAASPYSILLAKETIRLIARYLPQAVAHPDDLTARYYLLYASAIAGISFDNGMLHFTHALEHPLSAVKPDLAHGLGLAMLLPAVVKHIYIAKPEVLADIYEPIVPGLKGVPGEAEKIAAGIEKWLFNLGVTEKLEDMGFTENDVEKLTKLALETPSLGLLLSMAPIKADEKTIASIYRDSLKPISR; encoded by the coding sequence TTGGGATTACAAAATGGGGCTCAAGCAGTTATTGGAATTGGTGGAGGAAGTCCAATTGATACAGCAAAAAGTGTTGCTATTTTGCTTGAATATCCTGAAAAAACTGCTGAAGAGCTTTATGAAGGTTTATTTACTCCAGAAAAAGCAAAACCAATAATTGCAATAAATACAACACATGGAACAGGAACTGAAGTAGATAGATTTGCTGTTGCTTCAATTCTTGAAAAAGAGTACAAACCATCAATTGCATACGATTGTATTTATCCACTTTATGCAATTGATGATCCACAATTAATGGTTACACTACCAAAGGGTCAAACTGTATTTACCTCAATAGATGCAGTAAACCATGTTACTGAGGCAGCAACAACTTTGGCAGCAAGCCCATACTCAATTTTACTTGCGAAAGAAACAATAAGATTAATTGCTAGATATCTTCCTCAAGCAGTGGCACATCCAGATGATCTAACAGCAAGATATTATCTTTTATACGCATCAGCAATAGCAGGCATATCATTTGATAATGGAATGTTGCACTTTACACATGCACTTGAGCATCCATTGAGCGCTGTAAAACCTGATTTAGCACATGGACTTGGTCTTGCAATGCTTCTTCCAGCAGTTGTTAAACATATATACATTGCAAAACCAGAAGTTTTAGCAGATATATATGAGCCAATTGTTCCTGGACTAAAGGGTGTTCCAGGAGAAGCGGAAAAAATTGCTGCTGGAATTGAAAAATGGTTGTTTAATTTGGGCGTAACTGAAAAATTGGAGGATATGGGCTTTACAGAGAATGATGTAGAAAAGTTAACAAAACTTGCCCTTGAAACTCCTTCCCTTGGTTTGTTACTAAGCATGGCACCTATAAAAGCAGATGAAAAGACAATTGCTTCCATATACAGAGATTCTTTAAAGCCTATTTCAAGATAA
- a CDS encoding ABC transporter permease subunit: protein MNFNLLKKELKFTYKNTILWSLLFVLFTGMYIPMSNQILSQSNNVLELINNMPKFLLESFNFSEQIFTKPEGIFGSEGMSFVYLLGAVFSAMLVGKVFADEYEKGTIEYLSVKPISRSTLYITKFTNIMINILFLNIIFTLSVVSMYAIFMKYEYNPEILLAFGIYSLTVQIFFSSISVIISILTQNNSSNLGISLSILIFMYFGDTMAKTIEATSWIKYFSIFNYIPLMETVLEEKIFWVNSLIILLISFGIYYFSYYLFKNKDINV from the coding sequence ATGAACTTCAATTTATTAAAAAAAGAGCTTAAATTCACATATAAAAATACAATATTATGGTCATTGTTGTTTGTTTTATTTACCGGTATGTATATACCTATGAGTAATCAAATCCTTTCCCAGTCTAATAATGTATTAGAACTAATTAATAATATGCCCAAATTTTTACTCGAATCTTTCAACTTTAGCGAACAAATATTTACTAAACCAGAAGGCATATTCGGGTCAGAAGGTATGAGCTTTGTTTATTTATTGGGAGCTGTTTTTTCAGCGATGCTTGTGGGAAAAGTTTTTGCAGATGAATATGAAAAAGGAACCATAGAATATTTGAGCGTAAAACCAATAAGTAGATCAACTTTATACATAACTAAATTCACGAATATAATGATAAATATATTATTTTTAAACATTATTTTTACCCTTTCGGTTGTTTCTATGTACGCTATTTTTATGAAATATGAATATAATCCAGAAATATTGTTGGCTTTTGGAATATATTCCCTTACAGTACAAATATTTTTCTCTTCAATTTCTGTGATAATAAGCATACTCACCCAAAACAATTCTTCAAACCTGGGTATCTCACTTAGTATACTAATTTTCATGTATTTTGGAGATACTATGGCAAAGACTATAGAGGCAACAAGTTGGATAAAATACTTCAGCATATTTAACTATATTCCTTTGATGGAAACCGTTTTAGAGGAAAAAATCTTTTGGGTAAATTCCTTAATAATTTTGCTAATATCTTTTGGAATATATTATTTTTCTTATTACCTATTCAAAAATAAAGATATTAATGTATGA